One window of Thermocoleostomius sinensis A174 genomic DNA carries:
- the lptC gene encoding LPS export ABC transporter periplasmic protein LptC: MNTKTMGWIRLSTLPILLVTLLLTATGCRSGSRGADRLAEDSSAAQQVDSNLTFNNITLEQADEQGRVLWKVQSEQVVYSPDQRVATVVNPDGELYQEGKAVYQVQAQEGEVRRDGERIFLRGNVVATDIKSGAILRGNEMEWQPKRDLLIVRGNLRGTHPQLQVSADEARASNRRREVELTGQIQATTLDNPKLQLEGERIVWQLDNEMVISDRPLVMQQLEGEQVTEQAESNRAEVNLQAKTVKLLDNAILTLTEPPLQIRGNSLLWNMDEKTLVSDQAVTAVQRQEQVTLTADQGRMEFEPQTAYFMGNVRATGQQNQALLTADQLTWQIDSQRVEAEGNVVYTQPDPPATLRGPKAVGRLQDRTIVVSGGRVETQIVPNGDFNFLPDGAN, from the coding sequence TTGAACACAAAAACCATGGGCTGGATTCGACTCTCAACGCTGCCAATACTTCTAGTCACGCTGTTGTTGACGGCGACTGGCTGTCGATCGGGAAGCCGTGGGGCCGATCGACTGGCTGAAGACAGTTCAGCGGCTCAACAGGTGGATTCTAATCTCACTTTCAATAACATCACCTTGGAACAAGCGGATGAGCAAGGACGGGTGCTTTGGAAGGTGCAGTCCGAGCAAGTGGTTTACAGTCCGGATCAGCGAGTGGCAACGGTGGTCAATCCCGATGGCGAACTGTATCAGGAAGGCAAGGCGGTTTATCAGGTGCAAGCCCAAGAGGGTGAGGTACGACGGGATGGTGAACGAATTTTTCTGCGTGGCAATGTGGTCGCTACGGATATCAAAAGTGGGGCTATTCTGCGGGGTAACGAGATGGAATGGCAACCCAAGCGTGATTTGCTGATTGTGCGCGGCAATTTACGGGGAACCCATCCACAGTTACAAGTTTCGGCAGATGAGGCCCGGGCTTCTAATCGACGCCGGGAAGTGGAACTCACTGGCCAAATTCAGGCAACAACCTTAGATAATCCAAAACTACAGCTTGAAGGCGAGCGAATTGTTTGGCAATTAGATAACGAAATGGTGATTAGCGATCGTCCGTTGGTCATGCAGCAGCTTGAGGGCGAACAAGTCACCGAACAAGCAGAAAGCAACCGTGCCGAGGTCAATCTTCAGGCAAAGACCGTGAAACTGCTGGACAACGCGATCTTGACGCTGACGGAACCACCACTGCAAATCCGTGGCAACTCGCTGTTGTGGAATATGGACGAGAAAACTCTCGTGTCTGATCAAGCAGTGACGGCGGTACAGCGCCAAGAACAAGTAACGCTGACGGCTGATCAAGGACGCATGGAATTTGAGCCGCAGACGGCTTATTTCATGGGCAATGTTCGGGCAACAGGGCAGCAAAACCAAGCGCTGCTGACGGCTGATCAACTCACTTGGCAAATCGATTCACAGCGCGTGGAAGCCGAGGGAAATGTTGTCTATACCCAACCTGATCCACCTGCTACGTTGCGTGGGCCAAAAGCCGTGGGCAGGTTACAAGATAGAACGATCGTTGTTAGCGGCGGGCGAGTCGAAACCCAGATTGTGCCCAATGGGGATTTCAATTTTCTACCCGATGGGGCAAATTAG
- a CDS encoding HEAT repeat domain-containing protein: protein MSQLSLEQIAAQLDSDSTKDRMLALASLRNVPAEAAVPLIKKVLDDESLQIRSMAVFALGLKPTEECFSILVKLLETDPDYGIRADAAGALGYLEDLRAFEPLVRAFYEDTDWLVRFSAAVALGNLKDPRARDVLIRALESEEVVLHQAAIAAIGEIRDVTAVDQILRFAQSDDWLVRQRLAEALGQLPTEKSVSALKYLEKDSHAHVSTAATLSLKKLEESGWR, encoded by the coding sequence ATGAGCCAACTCAGCCTCGAGCAAATTGCCGCCCAACTCGATAGCGATAGTACCAAAGACCGCATGTTGGCGCTGGCGTCGCTGCGCAACGTACCGGCTGAAGCGGCTGTGCCGCTAATTAAAAAAGTTTTAGACGACGAAAGCTTGCAAATTCGATCGATGGCTGTGTTTGCGTTGGGATTAAAACCAACCGAGGAATGTTTTTCAATTCTGGTGAAGTTACTGGAAACCGATCCTGATTATGGCATTCGGGCCGATGCTGCTGGAGCGTTGGGATATTTGGAAGATCTGCGAGCGTTCGAGCCGTTAGTTCGGGCTTTTTATGAAGATACCGATTGGTTGGTGCGCTTTAGTGCGGCTGTGGCATTGGGTAATCTCAAAGATCCGCGGGCGCGAGATGTGTTGATTCGGGCCCTAGAGAGTGAGGAAGTAGTGCTTCATCAAGCGGCGATCGCGGCCATTGGTGAAATTCGAGATGTGACGGCGGTCGATCAGATTTTGCGGTTTGCCCAATCCGACGATTGGTTAGTGCGGCAACGCCTTGCAGAAGCCCTAGGACAATTGCCTACAGAAAAGAGTGTTTCCGCTCTTAAGTATTTGGAGAAAGACAGCCACGCTCACGTTTCTACTGCGGCGACCCTTTCTTTGAAAAAGTTAGAGGAAAGTGGATGGCGTTAA
- the ptsP gene encoding phosphoenolpyruvate--protein phosphotransferase — protein sequence MTYTATSVQPGTGVLLTAPLSGKLVPIEQVPDPVFAQKMVGDGISIDPVSQSLLAPCDGEVIQLHPSHHAITLKTANDLEVLMHIGLDTVTLRGEGFTPKVKVGDQVQMGDRLIDFDADYVALNAKSLLTQIVITNSEQVTTFIPRSGNVTAGRDPVLELAFAGTEATAPATDNHDVATSEAIVIPNPTGLHARPAAVLANLAKKYKSDIRLKYGDKKTNVRSVVGVMGLSIDKGDTVSLEATGPDAAAAIAELTEALRSGLGEAGVTPVATTTSQAAADVSAPPPRPRSDDPNLVLGVAASPGVAVGYLHRVQQQDIAVTEQSDNPAAERRRLEQAIAQAKLEIEALRAKVHGQGNPQKAAIFSAHQELLEDPELVDATMQAIDHGKSAAYAWKRTYSEQADQLARLTNELLAQRANDLRDVGGRVLRILTGVSTETTHYPENTILAAEDLTPSDMATLDRSKVVGFCTVAGGATSHVAILARSMDIPAIAGSEPRVLELSNGTPVILDGSKGTLRLHPSSDEMERVKQRLVRIKAKRERDFASKDQPAMTIDGHRMEIVANIGNVEDAKQAVALGGEGVGLLRSEFVFMERSAAPTEEEQTDIYSAVAQILGPERPLIIRTLDVGGDKPLPYLPMPHEENPFLGERGVRIGFDRPEILRTQLRAILRSSGLGNVRVMFPMIARLEEFRMAKGMLEEERQKLGVAPIPVGIMVEVPSAAVIANQFAKEADFFSVGTNDLTQYTLAMDRGHPKLAPYCDGLDPAVLSLIGMAAKAANQQGKWCGICGGIGSDPQAVPLLIGLGVKELSVSIPTIPSVKAQVRDLSYAECQRLAAQALAADTAADVRNLSPLAEE from the coding sequence ATGACGTACACAGCTACATCGGTTCAGCCCGGTACAGGTGTGCTTTTAACAGCCCCACTGTCTGGAAAATTGGTGCCGATCGAACAGGTGCCTGATCCAGTCTTTGCCCAAAAAATGGTCGGAGATGGCATCTCCATTGATCCGGTTAGTCAAAGTTTGCTTGCTCCATGTGACGGTGAAGTCATTCAGTTGCATCCGTCCCATCATGCCATCACCCTTAAAACAGCGAATGATTTAGAAGTGTTGATGCATATTGGCTTGGATACCGTGACGCTACGGGGTGAAGGCTTTACGCCTAAGGTGAAAGTTGGTGATCAAGTGCAGATGGGCGATCGGTTAATTGATTTTGATGCCGATTATGTGGCACTAAATGCCAAAAGCTTGTTAACGCAAATTGTCATTACCAACAGCGAGCAAGTCACCACGTTCATACCGCGATCGGGCAATGTTACCGCTGGGCGCGATCCGGTGTTGGAGTTAGCCTTTGCGGGTACAGAGGCAACGGCTCCGGCAACCGACAACCATGATGTGGCTACATCCGAAGCGATCGTTATTCCTAATCCAACGGGACTTCATGCTCGACCAGCCGCAGTCTTAGCCAATTTAGCGAAGAAGTACAAATCTGATATTCGCTTGAAATATGGCGACAAGAAGACCAATGTGCGCAGCGTTGTTGGAGTGATGGGGTTGTCGATCGACAAGGGTGACACTGTATCCCTAGAAGCAACTGGGCCAGATGCGGCGGCGGCCATTGCAGAGTTGACCGAAGCATTGCGATCGGGGTTAGGTGAAGCTGGGGTAACTCCTGTGGCCACAACGACCAGCCAAGCAGCGGCAGATGTGTCTGCTCCACCTCCTCGACCGCGATCGGACGATCCCAATTTAGTGTTGGGGGTGGCGGCCTCTCCTGGGGTGGCGGTGGGCTATTTGCATCGGGTACAACAACAGGACATTGCCGTTACCGAACAGTCCGACAATCCTGCTGCTGAACGCCGTCGCCTTGAGCAAGCGATCGCCCAGGCAAAGCTGGAAATTGAAGCGCTACGGGCCAAGGTGCATGGGCAGGGCAATCCGCAAAAGGCGGCAATTTTCTCGGCCCATCAGGAATTGCTGGAAGACCCTGAACTGGTAGATGCAACCATGCAGGCGATTGATCACGGCAAGAGTGCAGCCTATGCTTGGAAGCGAACCTATAGCGAGCAAGCCGATCAACTCGCGAGGTTGACAAACGAACTGCTGGCGCAACGGGCGAATGACTTACGCGATGTAGGGGGGCGAGTGCTGCGAATTCTCACTGGCGTCAGCACTGAGACGACCCACTATCCGGAAAACACCATTTTGGCCGCCGAAGATCTGACGCCCTCGGATATGGCCACGCTCGATCGCTCTAAGGTGGTGGGCTTTTGTACGGTGGCTGGTGGCGCGACCTCCCATGTGGCGATTCTGGCTCGATCGATGGACATTCCTGCCATTGCTGGGTCAGAGCCGCGCGTGCTGGAACTATCCAACGGTACACCTGTGATTTTAGATGGCAGCAAGGGCACCCTGCGGCTGCATCCATCCTCCGACGAAATGGAGCGGGTCAAGCAACGCCTGGTGCGCATCAAAGCTAAGCGCGAGCGGGATTTTGCCAGCAAAGATCAGCCTGCGATGACGATTGATGGCCATCGCATGGAAATAGTTGCCAATATTGGCAATGTCGAAGATGCCAAACAAGCCGTAGCATTGGGTGGCGAAGGTGTCGGGCTATTGCGATCGGAGTTTGTGTTTATGGAGCGATCAGCGGCCCCCACCGAAGAGGAACAGACCGATATTTACTCGGCGGTGGCGCAGATCCTGGGACCGGAACGCCCGTTGATCATTCGAACTTTAGATGTAGGCGGCGATAAACCCCTGCCCTATTTACCAATGCCCCATGAAGAAAATCCCTTCCTAGGGGAACGCGGGGTGCGGATTGGCTTCGATCGCCCGGAAATTTTACGCACTCAGCTACGCGCCATTTTGCGATCGTCTGGCTTGGGCAATGTCCGCGTCATGTTCCCGATGATCGCTCGTTTAGAGGAATTCCGCATGGCCAAAGGCATGTTAGAAGAAGAACGCCAAAAGCTGGGCGTTGCGCCTATTCCCGTCGGCATTATGGTAGAAGTGCCATCGGCGGCGGTGATCGCCAATCAATTTGCCAAAGAAGCCGACTTTTTCTCGGTGGGAACCAACGATCTGACCCAATATACCCTGGCTATGGATCGGGGGCATCCTAAACTCGCTCCTTACTGCGATGGACTTGATCCAGCCGTGCTCTCGCTAATTGGCATGGCGGCAAAGGCAGCTAATCAACAGGGCAAATGGTGTGGCATCTGTGGTGGCATTGGTAGTGATCCGCAAGCAGTGCCGCTGTTAATTGGGTTAGGCGTCAAAGAACTCAGTGTCAGTATTCCTACCATTCCCAGCGTCAAGGCCCAAGTGCGCGATTTGAGTTATGCAGAGTGTCAACGCTTGGCAGCCCAAGCCCTTGCTGCCGACACAGCCGCCGATGTGCGCAATTTGAGTCCACTCGCTGAGGAATAA
- the nagB gene encoding glucosamine-6-phosphate deaminase, which yields MRLIVCEKEIAPWAARYIKQRIEDFAPTSDRPFVLGLPTGSTPLKLYQKLIEFHQQGLSFKHVVTFNMDEYVGLPEDHPQSYHTYMHQHLFDHVDIPRENIHILNGNAPDLEAECQQYEDQIKAFGGVELFVGGVGEDGHIAFNEPGSSLQSRTRVKPLTYSTRLANARFFDNDLEKVPKLALTVGVGTIMDAREVMILVQGFHKSIALAHAIEAGINHMWTISALQLHPHSIVVCDEDATMELKIKTVKYFKQLEQEMPTLRESEIGNRE from the coding sequence ATGCGGCTAATTGTTTGCGAAAAAGAGATTGCACCCTGGGCAGCGAGGTATATCAAACAGCGGATCGAAGACTTTGCTCCCACGAGCGATCGACCCTTTGTATTGGGGTTACCGACGGGCAGCACTCCATTGAAGCTATATCAAAAATTGATTGAGTTTCATCAGCAGGGCTTGAGTTTTAAGCATGTGGTGACGTTCAATATGGACGAGTATGTGGGGCTACCAGAAGATCATCCGCAAAGCTATCACACCTACATGCATCAACATCTGTTTGACCACGTTGATATTCCCCGCGAAAACATTCACATCTTGAACGGCAACGCCCCCGATCTTGAAGCGGAATGTCAGCAGTACGAAGACCAAATCAAGGCATTTGGTGGTGTTGAATTATTCGTGGGCGGTGTGGGTGAAGACGGCCACATTGCCTTCAACGAACCAGGTTCTTCGTTGCAATCGCGCACCCGTGTCAAACCCTTGACTTACAGCACCCGCCTAGCTAACGCTCGCTTTTTTGACAACGATTTAGAAAAAGTACCCAAACTGGCCCTTACCGTTGGCGTTGGCACAATCATGGACGCCCGCGAAGTCATGATTCTGGTACAGGGATTTCACAAATCGATCGCCCTTGCCCACGCGATCGAAGCAGGGATTAACCACATGTGGACTATTTCAGCCTTGCAACTGCATCCGCACAGCATCGTAGTCTGCGACGAAGACGCCACCATGGAACTCAAAATTAAAACCGTGAAATACTTCAAACAACTAGAACAAGAAATGCCGACGTTGAGGGAATCGGAAATCGGAAATCGAGAATAA
- the nagA gene encoding N-acetylglucosamine-6-phosphate deacetylase, with translation MYALTNCTLYTGHQILTDRALLIEGSRIVEIVPQAHLLPDWTINQTIDQTIDLAGNSVAPGFIDLQLNGCGGVMFNDCITAATLETMHYTNLKSGTTSFLPTLITTSDHEMQVALELVRHYRQHHPHRVLGLHLEGPYLNPKRKGIHNESYIRPPDRTMLQHIAEYGRETVKLVTLAPEQAQPDEIRLLTEAGIVVSGGHTDATYEQAIAGFEAGVSMVTHLFNAMTPWLGRSPGMVGAVFSRGDIYAGIIADGFHVHYESIRLAHCILQDRLILVTDATPPVGTNMPAFWIGGQEVFYQNGKCVSADGTLGGSALTLIEAVANCVRYVGIPLPEALRMATLYPARAIGVDNILGQIAPGYVANLVIFDANFQIQGLVQAGQYTADCASVLSNCS, from the coding sequence ATGTACGCTCTAACTAACTGCACCCTCTACACCGGACACCAAATCCTCACCGATCGCGCCCTTCTGATCGAGGGTTCGCGGATTGTTGAGATTGTCCCACAGGCACACCTGCTGCCTGATTGGACAATTAATCAGACAATCGATCAAACGATCGATTTGGCAGGAAACTCGGTTGCACCAGGATTCATTGATTTGCAACTAAATGGCTGTGGTGGGGTCATGTTCAACGACTGCATTACGGCCGCGACGCTGGAGACAATGCATTACACCAACCTGAAATCAGGAACAACGAGCTTTCTGCCGACGTTGATTACCACATCAGATCACGAGATGCAGGTCGCGTTGGAATTGGTGCGGCACTATCGTCAACACCATCCCCATCGGGTACTGGGGCTGCACTTGGAGGGACCCTATCTCAATCCCAAACGCAAGGGTATTCACAACGAGTCCTATATTCGTCCACCCGATCGCACCATGCTCCAGCACATTGCTGAGTATGGACGCGAGACGGTCAAGCTAGTGACGTTGGCTCCCGAACAAGCACAACCGGATGAAATTCGGCTGCTAACTGAGGCGGGAATTGTGGTATCGGGCGGACATACAGATGCCACCTATGAGCAGGCGATCGCCGGATTTGAGGCAGGGGTGAGCATGGTGACTCACCTATTCAACGCCATGACGCCGTGGTTGGGGCGCAGTCCGGGCATGGTGGGGGCGGTATTTAGTCGCGGTGATATTTACGCTGGCATCATTGCCGACGGCTTTCATGTTCATTATGAGTCGATTCGGTTGGCGCACTGCATTCTCCAGGACAGACTGATTCTGGTGACGGATGCAACCCCTCCCGTGGGGACGAATATGCCTGCCTTCTGGATTGGCGGACAGGAGGTGTTTTACCAAAACGGTAAGTGTGTGTCAGCCGATGGCACATTGGGCGGCTCGGCGCTCACCTTAATCGAAGCGGTTGCAAACTGTGTGCGCTATGTGGGGATTCCGCTACCGGAAGCACTGCGGATGGCGACACTCTATCCCGCTAGGGCGATCGGCGTGGATAACATCCTGGGACAGATCGCTCCAGGATATGTGGCTAACTTGGTGATTTTCGATGCCAATTTCCAGATTCAGGGCCTGGTGCAGGCGGGGCAATATACCGCCGATTGTGCCTCTGTGTTGTCTAACTGTTCCTGA
- the ptsG gene encoding glucose-specific PTS transporter subunit IIBC produces the protein MWKKAFAILQQLGKALMLPVSVLPVAGLLLGLGSARLIEIENLQKGIIQTAKFGFIPDWLASIMKASGDAIFGNLAIIFAIAVTIGFTGNDGASAVAVIVGYVVFLATIGAASTGLFGVDPDSLKSVMGISTLDTGVFGGLIMGGIAAYLFNRFFRVKLPQYLGFFAGKRSVPILTALAAIVVGTLMSIIWPPIGNGIDAFANAAAAGDNTATTAAIYGVIERLLLPFGLHHIWNVPFFFQIGSFTDPITGDVVRGDINRFFAGDTTAGILGGAYWFKMFGLPAAAIAMWRAAYPQNRAKVSGLLLSAAFTSFLTGITEPIEFSFMFVALPLYFIHAAIAGVCQWLFQTLGGKMGFTFSQGGIDFLLFSGLPNAQRTWLIPLLGLLVFAPLYYAIFYIAIRRFDFKTPGREEETGDAVVGPGGDSELSRELVRAFGGRGNIANLDACITRLRVGVNDKSRVSKERLKQLGATGVLEVGNSVQAIFGPRSENLKTDMAEYLKTAGAEADEAYAPSAVESVAATNGAARDGVADGAVEIADDPDATRKVQDMIIALGGRRNIRTVDMAALTRLRLQVADDANVNEEALRSAGVDGIMHLPDHRYHLIVGLHADQYAQEMKKQLANV, from the coding sequence ATGTGGAAAAAAGCATTTGCTATCTTGCAACAGCTTGGAAAAGCGTTAATGCTGCCGGTTTCAGTACTGCCCGTAGCGGGGTTGCTGCTGGGACTGGGCAGTGCTCGTCTCATTGAGATTGAAAACCTGCAAAAAGGAATCATTCAAACGGCTAAATTTGGATTTATTCCAGACTGGCTGGCCAGCATCATGAAAGCGTCGGGGGATGCCATCTTTGGCAATTTGGCCATCATTTTTGCCATTGCCGTGACGATCGGCTTTACGGGCAATGATGGGGCCTCGGCGGTGGCGGTAATTGTCGGCTATGTGGTGTTTCTGGCAACAATCGGGGCTGCGTCAACAGGTTTGTTTGGCGTTGATCCAGACAGCCTCAAATCTGTGATGGGCATCAGCACACTGGATACGGGGGTGTTCGGCGGCTTAATCATGGGTGGTATTGCGGCCTACCTATTCAACCGCTTTTTTCGGGTCAAACTGCCGCAATATCTGGGCTTCTTTGCAGGTAAGCGATCGGTCCCCATTCTCACGGCGCTAGCCGCCATTGTGGTAGGAACGCTGATGAGTATCATCTGGCCGCCAATCGGCAATGGCATTGATGCCTTCGCCAATGCAGCCGCAGCAGGAGACAACACGGCAACAACGGCGGCTATCTACGGTGTCATTGAACGCTTGCTGTTACCGTTTGGATTACACCACATTTGGAACGTTCCTTTCTTCTTCCAAATTGGTTCCTTTACCGATCCGATTACGGGCGATGTTGTCCGAGGGGATATCAACCGCTTCTTTGCGGGCGACACTACAGCCGGAATTTTGGGTGGTGCGTATTGGTTCAAGATGTTTGGCTTGCCAGCAGCGGCGATCGCCATGTGGCGGGCAGCTTATCCTCAGAATCGAGCCAAAGTTAGCGGGTTACTGCTATCGGCTGCGTTCACTTCATTCTTAACCGGTATCACCGAACCGATCGAATTTTCCTTCATGTTTGTCGCCCTCCCGCTTTATTTCATACATGCAGCGATCGCCGGAGTCTGTCAGTGGCTATTCCAAACATTGGGCGGCAAAATGGGCTTCACCTTTTCTCAAGGTGGCATTGATTTCCTGTTGTTTAGCGGCTTGCCCAATGCTCAACGCACTTGGCTCATTCCCTTGTTGGGGCTGCTGGTGTTTGCGCCGCTTTACTATGCCATTTTCTACATTGCCATCCGACGATTCGACTTCAAAACCCCAGGACGCGAAGAAGAAACAGGCGATGCGGTAGTCGGCCCTGGCGGCGACTCAGAACTTTCCCGCGAATTGGTACGAGCGTTTGGTGGACGTGGCAACATCGCCAACCTAGATGCCTGTATTACGCGCCTACGGGTCGGTGTCAATGACAAAAGCCGCGTCAGTAAAGAACGCTTGAAACAATTAGGGGCAACGGGTGTTCTGGAAGTGGGCAATAGCGTCCAGGCTATCTTTGGGCCGCGATCGGAAAACTTGAAAACTGACATGGCCGAATACTTGAAAACCGCCGGAGCCGAAGCCGATGAGGCCTATGCTCCCAGTGCAGTTGAGAGCGTCGCAGCAACCAACGGAGCCGCCCGCGATGGAGTTGCAGATGGGGCCGTTGAGATTGCTGATGATCCAGACGCTACTCGGAAAGTGCAAGATATGATTATTGCGCTGGGTGGTCGCCGCAACATCCGCACTGTAGATATGGCAGCTTTAACTCGCTTGCGGTTACAGGTTGCAGACGATGCCAATGTGAATGAAGAAGCGCTGCGATCGGCGGGTGTGGATGGCATTATGCACTTGCCCGATCATCGCTATCATCTCATTGTTGGACTTCATGCTGACCAGTATGCCCAAGAGATGAAGAAGCAACTGGCAAACGTCTAG
- a CDS encoding threonine/serine exporter family protein, with product MQTVFSFLATLGFAVLYNVPYNALWICAAIGAGGYLLRSVLVDFGIAIDVATFFGALFVGLVGTIPARRLRLPMVLFAITGIICMIPGISVYKILVYFNQGDLLGGLESAVRAGFGVGAIATGIGAARILTDPEWGFDRDRPT from the coding sequence TTGCAGACGGTCTTCAGTTTCTTGGCAACCTTGGGATTTGCTGTGCTATACAACGTTCCTTATAATGCCCTCTGGATTTGTGCGGCGATCGGTGCAGGTGGTTACTTGCTGCGTAGCGTTTTGGTTGATTTTGGTATAGCGATCGATGTCGCTACGTTTTTTGGTGCCCTGTTTGTAGGGTTGGTGGGCACTATTCCAGCCAGACGATTACGTCTACCAATGGTGCTGTTTGCCATCACTGGAATTATTTGTATGATTCCAGGAATTTCGGTGTACAAGATTTTAGTGTATTTCAATCAAGGTGACCTTTTAGGCGGGCTAGAGAGTGCGGTGCGAGCAGGATTTGGGGTGGGAGCCATTGCCACAGGAATTGGGGCCGCTCGCATTTTGACCGATCCAGAATGGGGGTTTGACCGCGATCGACCAACGTAG
- a CDS encoding PAS domain-containing protein codes for MSSSSSTGLLADILEQIFAASPDLVFIQDPTGRFTYVNAASAEAFNIERFHLLGKMWEDLNLSQEHKMALIARSQVTLETGQGCYGELKIPTAHSFKEYEYTLSLVRQSDLGVNLILLIARDASARNHAERSLKASEEKYRYLFESATDFIFIVDVVTYQILDANWNAARQLGYTRSELLQLSICDIEMPMSAKRRAAILQQLENNGSFMFEHVYRRKNGDEIPVEISTQIIEYNNRLVFQSFVRDITERKKKEAEIQALNADLERRVVARTAELNQVCQELATANAEMNALFAAMNDLIIIYDRQGRHLKTLAVNERILVRPVKEKVNKTLHELFAPEIADQMLGYIHAALDSQQPVRAEYPLMINDQECWSDASISPIDENSVIWAIRDVTDRKRIETALQESEERFRVVFEQAAVGITVISPSGRFLRANQRFCEIVGYSEAELLQQKVSQITHPDDLALDLTYAQQMLEGNLSNFSMRKRYLRKDGQVCWVDLAGSIVRDAQNAPLYFIGVIVRIS; via the coding sequence ATGTCATCCTCGTCATCCACTGGTTTATTAGCAGACATTCTAGAACAAATATTTGCCGCTTCGCCTGATCTCGTATTTATTCAAGATCCAACTGGGCGCTTTACCTACGTGAATGCAGCGAGCGCTGAAGCATTCAATATTGAACGATTTCATCTGTTAGGTAAAATGTGGGAAGATTTGAATCTCTCGCAGGAACACAAAATGGCCTTAATAGCTCGATCGCAGGTGACGCTTGAAACTGGTCAGGGGTGTTATGGCGAACTAAAAATTCCAACGGCGCATTCATTCAAAGAATATGAGTATACATTGAGTTTGGTTCGCCAAAGCGATTTGGGAGTCAATCTAATCCTACTGATTGCTAGAGACGCTAGTGCTCGGAATCACGCAGAGCGATCGTTAAAAGCATCTGAAGAAAAATATCGGTATTTGTTTGAATCAGCTACGGATTTTATTTTCATTGTTGACGTTGTAACCTATCAAATCTTAGATGCCAATTGGAATGCAGCTAGACAGCTTGGATATACGCGATCGGAACTATTGCAACTATCAATTTGCGATATTGAAATGCCGATGTCGGCAAAACGCCGTGCTGCCATTCTGCAACAATTAGAGAACAATGGCAGTTTTATGTTTGAGCATGTCTATCGACGTAAAAATGGAGATGAAATTCCTGTTGAAATTAGTACTCAAATCATTGAATATAACAATCGCCTAGTCTTTCAAAGCTTTGTTCGAGACATCACAGAACGAAAAAAGAAAGAAGCAGAAATTCAAGCACTGAATGCCGATTTAGAACGACGAGTGGTAGCTCGAACGGCTGAATTGAATCAGGTTTGCCAAGAGCTAGCAACCGCTAATGCTGAAATGAACGCGCTCTTTGCAGCGATGAACGATTTGATTATTATCTACGATCGGCAGGGACGTCACCTGAAAACGTTGGCCGTAAATGAGCGCATTTTGGTGCGTCCGGTTAAAGAGAAAGTGAATAAAACTCTACACGAACTGTTTGCTCCAGAAATTGCCGATCAAATGTTGGGCTATATCCACGCCGCCCTAGACAGCCAACAGCCTGTGCGGGCCGAATATCCCCTGATGATTAACGATCAAGAATGTTGGTCAGATGCTAGCATCTCCCCGATCGATGAGAATTCGGTGATCTGGGCTATCCGGGATGTTACCGATCGCAAACGCATAGAAACTGCACTCCAAGAAAGTGAAGAACGGTTTCGGGTGGTGTTTGAACAAGCGGCCGTCGGTATCACTGTCATTAGCCCGTCTGGACGGTTTTTGCGAGCCAATCAACGCTTCTGCGAAATTGTTGGCTACTCTGAAGCAGAATTGTTGCAGCAAAAAGTGAGCCAAATTACACATCCAGATGATTTAGCCCTTGATTTGACCTATGCTCAGCAAATGTTGGAGGGCAACCTGTCCAACTTTTCTATGCGCAAGCGATATCTTCGCAAAGATGGACAAGTCTGTTGGGTAGATTTAGCAGGGTCGATCGTGCGCGATGCCCAAAATGCTCCTCTTTATTTTATCGGCGTGATTGTGAGGATTTCATAA